The following proteins are encoded in a genomic region of Litorilinea aerophila:
- a CDS encoding SixA phosphatase family protein produces MKKLSIFRHAKARRPEKYPQDFDRPLTKRGHQDTRRMARLVARLSPPVDRIVSSPALRTRETTEGLAAALNVSHAITWDERIYEASAETLLTVLGEVPGDAEHVVLVGHNPGMEALVSGLCAGDPARLNLKMPTAGLAHLELEIFWWHQIRWGCGQLQLLAAPKQLSKLGD; encoded by the coding sequence ATGAAAAAGCTCTCTATCTTCCGCCATGCCAAGGCCCGTCGGCCAGAGAAATATCCCCAGGATTTCGACCGCCCCCTGACCAAGCGAGGTCACCAGGATACCCGGCGCATGGCCCGCCTCGTCGCCCGGCTCAGCCCGCCAGTGGACCGGATCGTCAGCTCGCCCGCGCTGCGCACCCGGGAGACGACGGAGGGACTGGCGGCCGCGCTGAACGTGTCCCATGCCATCACCTGGGACGAGCGCATCTACGAGGCGAGCGCCGAGACATTATTGACCGTGCTGGGAGAAGTGCCGGGGGACGCGGAACATGTGGTGTTGGTGGGCCACAACCCGGGCATGGAAGCCCTGGTCTCCGGCCTCTGTGCCGGGGATCCGGCCCGCCTCAACTTGAAGATGCCCACTGCGGGCCTGGCCCACCTGGAACTGGAAATCTTCTGGTGGCATCAGATTCGCTGGGGATGTGGCCAGCTCCAGCTCCTGGCTGCCCCCAAGCAGCTGTCGAAATTGGGGGATTAG